From a region of the Methanothermobacter tenebrarum genome:
- a CDS encoding FprA family A-type flavoprotein: protein MKADAVKIADNVYWVGVLDWDIRSYHGYTLKGTTYNVYLVSGEDKVALIDNTYPGTASQMMARIDDALQKEGKDKVDIIIQNHIERDHSGSLPEVWKKYKIPIYCTGKAAEGLKRHYPTLEDSKLEIVRTGDSLDLGGKNLMFLEAPMLHWPDSMFTFLVEDGILFSNDAFGQHLCYNKRFDRDVDDYILMDAARKFYANLITPLSPLVLRKFKEVEDLGLLDKIKMIAPSHGQIWTKPEKIINAYKKWATGKCEDKITIIYDTMHYSTQKLAHALAEGAMSEEVDVSMYFLHEDERSEIVKDILESKAVFIGSPTIFNGPFPSLGDLTYYLRGLAFDRTGFRRLAVIFGSKGWGGGGVNSLKQELSKAGFDVFATIEVDYVPSEDDLLKCYNLAKSAASKIKSL from the coding sequence ATGAAAGCTGATGCCGTGAAAATTGCAGATAATGTTTACTGGGTCGGAGTCCTAGACTGGGATATTAGGAGCTACCATGGTTACACTCTCAAGGGTACAACCTATAATGTTTATCTTGTCTCCGGAGAAGATAAGGTAGCCCTTATAGATAACACATATCCTGGAACTGCCTCACAGATGATGGCAAGAATAGATGACGCACTCCAAAAGGAGGGCAAAGACAAAGTTGATATAATAATACAAAACCATATCGAGAGGGATCACAGCGGTTCATTACCAGAGGTTTGGAAAAAGTATAAAATACCTATATACTGTACGGGGAAAGCAGCTGAAGGATTAAAAAGACATTACCCAACCCTAGAAGATTCTAAGCTGGAGATAGTCAGGACAGGTGACAGCCTAGATCTTGGCGGTAAAAATCTCATGTTCCTTGAAGCTCCCATGCTCCACTGGCCTGATAGCATGTTCACATTCCTCGTGGAAGATGGTATACTATTCTCCAATGATGCCTTCGGACAACATTTATGCTACAATAAACGCTTTGACAGGGATGTTGATGATTATATTTTAATGGATGCTGCGAGAAAATTCTATGCAAATCTCATAACACCACTATCCCCATTAGTTTTGAGAAAATTCAAAGAAGTAGAGGACCTAGGACTCCTCGATAAGATAAAAATGATAGCACCATCCCACGGACAAATATGGACCAAGCCAGAGAAGATCATAAACGCATACAAAAAATGGGCCACGGGAAAATGCGAAGATAAAATAACAATAATATATGATACCATGCATTACTCCACCCAAAAATTGGCCCACGCCCTCGCAGAAGGGGCTATGAGCGAAGAAGTAGACGTTTCCATGTACTTCCTCCATGAAGACGAGAGAAGTGAAATAGTAAAGGATATACTTGAAAGCAAAGCTGTATTCATAGGGAGTCCCACAATTTTTAACGGGCCATTCCCAAGCCTTGGAGACCTAACATATTATCTGAGGGGTCTTGCCTTTGACAGGACAGGCTTCAGAAGACTCGCAGTTATTTTCGGTTCTAAAGGTTGGGGTGGGGGTGGGGTTAACAGCCTCAAACAGGAACTTTCAAAGGCAGGATTTGACGTGTTCGCCACCATAGAAGTTGATTATGTGCCATCAGAAGACGATCTACTTAAATGTTATAATCTGGCCAAATCAGCGGCTTCTAAGATAAAATCCCTTTAA